Genomic DNA from Mycobacteroides chelonae CCUG 47445:
GGACCGCCCGCGTTGCGTAAGAAGACGCGCCTAGGTGGAGACGAAGGTCAAGCACCCGGTTCAGCGATATCGTCAGGAAGAAATCCCTACCTGTCTCCACGTGGGGCCCTGGTCATGCGCGTCAACAGCCTGTGGCCCATGATCCCGCGCCCGGCGACAGGGAGTTTGTCGAGGAGGTGGAGAACGTGGGGCTTGACGCATTCCATCCAGGCCCGCTGCACCAGGACTGCGTCACCCCCCCGCCCAGGCTAAGAGATTCGCCGGCCAATTTGCGTCCGCACCAGAGGTGGGAGTTGCGTTCGGTGGGAGGACAGGTGTGGAGAATGCCGCCTGCCCGTTTGTGCACCAACCCCCGTCACTCACGAGTTGCTCGTTACCACTGAGCGCCAACTCGGCGTGCGGCTGCCCGAGTAGTTGATCCAACTGCTCCGTTTGCGAACGTCGGAGTGCTGCGGATTTACATGCCGGAGTAGCGGAACTCCAACACCACCCACCCCCTCGTCCGCGGCATCGGCTCATGTTCAGATCGCTTCGAGATGGCCACCTGGTGGCATGAAGACCCGGATTTCCATCAGATGGCAAGCGCGACTTGGCCGCCGAGTAGTTTCGACGTTCGATCCCTGATACAGGTGTGGAGGCGGTGGAATGTGGTTGTGCTTGAAGAAGTTTCCGGCCGCCACCAGTGCTGCTAGCCTGTTTGAGCGATAGCTGTTGTGACGTGACTGGCGGCCCCGCGGCCGGGATTAGGGAGACTGCGCTAGTGGACGAACAGATTCCTGATACTGCACGAATCCTTGGATTAGCTCGACATCCGGAAGGCGGGTGGTATGGAGAGACGTGGCGCAGCGATGTCATCTTCGAAGTCCCAGGCCGCGGGCATGAACGTCCGAGTGGTACGGCGATCTACTTCCTACTCACGCCGGGCGACAAGTCACGTTGGCATGTAGTGCGCTCTGATGAATTGTGGTTTTGGCATGCGGGAGGCCCAATTGAGATGGTTCTCAATGCAGCAGGACCGGATTCTGGCGACGAGGCTCAGTCGATAACCCTGGGACCAGATGTGAGGGCCGGACAGCGCCCGCAGGTTTTGGTTCCTGGGGGGATTTGGCAAACCGCTCGGCCCGCGGGTGACCACGAGGTACTGGTGAGTTGCGTGGTGTGTCCTGGTTTCGATTTCGACGACTTTACGCTTGCGTAGTAGAAGAGATCTGATCTTGCCTCGGCGTGTTACGTGATTCTCTGAGGAATTTGCCGAACTGGGCGGGAAATGGCGAGGTATAGAAGAAGGTTACCTTGCTCAGGTGAGCGGCTTCGGCAGACAGGCTTGAATTCTGTTGGGGTTGGTCCTGATGTTCAGCGAAAGGTACGCGGCCCTGCGATCTGTTGCGTAACGCCGATGCGATCCAGCAGGCGGCTATGGCTGCGGGGGCGGCAGCCTCGTCGAGACCCCGTAATTGCGCGTAGTGGCTCGCTGCTAATAGTTCCGGGGGAGCAACGTAGCGCTTTAGTTCCAAAATCCCGTCTTGGATCTCGATAATTTTCCGGTACAATCCCTGGCGTTGGTCTGCACTCGCCAGGAATAGATACAGAAAATAGCCGCGTGGCTTATTCAGAGTTAGGCCTTCTATGTTCTGGGTGAGGTCCCGCCAGAGTGGGTAAAGCCGCGACAGCCAGGCAGTTTTACGGATGAATCGTGAAATTAAATTCACGATCGGGACAGAAGCCGCTGCCCCGTACAAGAGTGCTTCGGCGCCTCTGACTAGTGGGAATAGATGTGTGATTGAATTAGAATGGGTAAAGAAATGTAGCAATGACAGGAGCATCAGTAGCGCCGCCAGGGCCGTCCCAGCCGAGAAAAGTAGCAAGGCCGCCTTCAATGGTGAGGATCGC
This window encodes:
- a CDS encoding MAB_1171c family putative transporter; amino-acid sequence: MTEREYGISIPEFIEVLCVGFLWLVVLLRIPSIRQQSQRSLWLALLLGASAMSVQITVIYEFATCLVGRDLLGANRDIFADVVGLFAAAAIFSFVLNVLGKATYARLTYGAAFLVATVLLLINCYFDPRTLTGLSQGSTAGVAYWLVLLLYHFIANTWCAYICWRCFLRTRSSPLKAALLLFSAGTALAALLMLLSLLHFFTHSNSITHLFPLVRGAEALLYGAAASVPIVNLISRFIRKTAWLSRLYPLWRDLTQNIEGLTLNKPRGYFLYLFLASADQRQGLYRKIIEIQDGILELKRYVAPPELLAASHYAQLRGLDEAAAPAAIAACWIASALRNRSQGRVPFAEHQDQPQQNSSLSAEAAHLSKVTFFYTSPFPAQFGKFLRESRNTPRQDQISSTTQA
- a CDS encoding cupin domain-containing protein encodes the protein MRETALVDEQIPDTARILGLARHPEGGWYGETWRSDVIFEVPGRGHERPSGTAIYFLLTPGDKSRWHVVRSDELWFWHAGGPIEMVLNAAGPDSGDEAQSITLGPDVRAGQRPQVLVPGGIWQTARPAGDHEVLVSCVVCPGFDFDDFTLA